From the Variovorax paradoxus genome, the window GCAGTCCCCGCAGGCCGTACTGCGCCGCCTCGACGACCTGAGCTGCGCGGGCTGCCACCAGAGCCGCGCGGTCGCGGGCTTTCACCTGCTCGGCGTCGACCGGCGCGGGGCGTCGCGCACCTTCACCGCCGGCAACGCGCTGGCGGTGCCGCATTCGCCGCATGTGCAGGACGAGCTGGCGCGGCGCGGCAGCTACGTGCGGGCGGCCCTTTCGACGGCGCGGCCCGATCCGTTCCGGCCGCTGGCCGAACCCGGCGAACCGGATGCCGCTGCCGAAAAGGCCACGGTCGGCGCGCGCTGCGAGCCCACGCGCATCACGGCCTCGGCCAATCCGTGGCTCGACCGTGCACAAAAGCTGCCGCGCATCACCTGCGAAGGCGCGGCCTCGGTGTGCGAGACCACGTCGGTGGGCTTCCCTGGCGGCATGTGCTCGGGCCCTTGCGACCCGAACGACAGGAGCGGAACCTGCGGCGGCATCGCCATCCTGAGCGATTTCAACAGCTGCCTCGCCGCAAAGAAGCCGTTCGGCGAATGCCTGTCCAGGCACACGCGCCCCGGCAACCTGCGCAGCTGCTCGGCGGCACAGGCCTGCCGCGACGACTACATCTGCGCGCAGGCCGACGGCCAATCCGAAGGGCATGGCGCCTGCATACCGCCGTACTTCCTGTTCCAGATGCGGGTGGACGGGCACTCGTAGGCGCCCCCACGCCGATCGGTTGGGCCAAGCCGGTCAGGCCAGGAAGCCGCCGTCCACCGTCAGCGCCGAGCCCGTCACGAAGCCCGACTCGGGGCCGGCGAGGAACGCCACCATGCTGGCGATCTCGCTGTCCTGGCCCATGCGGCCCAGCGCCATCAGCGTGCGCAGCCACGCGCGATATTCCTCCGCCGCCATGTCGGTCTCGGTCGGCCCGGGCTGCACCGTGTTCACCGTGATGCCGCGCGCCCCCAGGTCGCGCGCCAGCCCCTTGGTGAGCGACGCGACCGCACCCTTCGTCATGCTGTAGACCGCGGCACCGGGGAGACCGGCGCGCTCCGCGCTCACGCTGCCGATGTTGATCACGCGCCCGCCTTGCCCCATGTGCTTCACCGCGGCCTGCGTGCCGACGAACACCGCACGCACGTTCACCGCGACCATCCGGTCGAAGTCGGCGATGGCGAAGTCGTCGACCGTGCCGTGCGTCAGCACGCCCGCGTTGTTGACCAGGATGTCGAGCCGGCCGAAGGCCTCGACGGTCTGCGCCACCGCCTGCTGCACCGCGCCGACATCGGCGCTGTCCGCCTCGATGGACAGCACCGCA encodes:
- a CDS encoding 3-oxoacyl-ACP reductase family protein is translated as MSKTLSGKVALVTGGSRGIGAAIVRRLARDGAAVAFTYSASADKARALVKDVAASGGAVLSIEADSADVGAVQQAVAQTVEAFGRLDILVNNAGVLTHGTVDDFAIADFDRMVAVNVRAVFVGTQAAVKHMGQGGRVINIGSVSAERAGLPGAAVYSMTKGAVASLTKGLARDLGARGITVNTVQPGPTETDMAAEEYRAWLRTLMALGRMGQDSEIASMVAFLAGPESGFVTGSALTVDGGFLA